CGGGCGCGCAAGGGTGCGGTCCTCAGGATGAGAAGGGCGCCGATCCCGATGGCGATGAAGCCGTCGATGACGAGGGGGAAGGCGTACGTGAGGATGGGATGGATGTGGCTGGCAGCGGCCATCTGACGCAGGGCGTCGTAGGAGAGTGCGAAGGCGGCGCACGCCATGAGAGCGACTCCGGTGCGGATCGGCCTGGACAGGACGGTCCGGCCGGGGAATGAGGTAGACGGGGAAGGGACGGCGGAGGAGGCCAAGCGTGATGCTCCAGAGGCTGCGGGAGCCCCACCTGGGCGGCCTGCGGCGGGAGCAGGCGCCTTGGTGGATGGGCTGATACCGGTGGGCGCTTACGCTTCCCCCTCCCTAAAGAGGGGGAAGCACGTAAGCGCTTAGGGGCGGACGAGTCGTTCGTTCGGCCGTACGCGCCTGACCTGCGGTTTCGTGAAAAACGAATGCGGTGTAGGCGCTGCGTAGGTGTGTTCTGGCCGGTCGGGCGCGTACGGGTCCGCGTACGCGCCCCAGGGTCAGGAGACGACGACGGTCATGTGGCGGGCGGGTGCGGCGGTCCAGCGGGTGGCCTGGCCTCCGCCGGAGCCGCCTCCCGCGCCGGTCTCCTGGGCTGCGTGGCCGCTCGTGGCGAGGTTCTCCAGGCGGCGCCGGGCCTTGGCGATGTCCGCCTGGCTGGGGCTGGTCTCGCCGGTGATCTGCTCGGCGAGCTGGCGGGCGGTCAGGCCGCGCGTACCGGCCTGGCGGAGCAGGGTGAGGGGGTCGAGGTGGGTCTCGACGCGGGAGGTGCCTCGGGTGTGGTCGTGGGTGATGGGCAGGGGCCCGATCTCGTCGTTGACCGTCTTGAGGTGGTGGAGGTGGACGATCGGGTCGCCCGCCGCCCCTGCGAGGAACAGGACGCTTCCGGCGCCGGCGGTGAACCAGGCGGAGCCGTAGACCTGGTCCAGGATGGGTCGCTGGTTGCGTGAGGCGTCCTGTCCCTGCTTGCGCTGGTGGTGCAGTTCCATCAGCTGGACGCCGTCGCGAAGGAGCTGCTGGCGGGCGTTGTTGTAGGCGAGCCCGGCCTCGTCGTCGGTCAGCTTGCCGACGACGTCCTTGAGGCTGTCGATGACCACGGTGTCGGCGCCGTGCTCGGCGGCGAGCTCGGCGAGCAGGTGCGGCTCGGCGATCAGGGAGGCGGGCAGCGGCCCAGACCAGAAGACAAGGCGCTGGCGCAGGATCTTCTCGTCCACTGGCCGGATGATCCGGCTGAAGGCGCGGGCCAGCTGGCTGGGCCGGTCCGCGGCGATGTAGAGGACCTTCTTGCCCTCCTGCACGGGCATGTCCAGCACCTGGGCGATCAGGCCGATGCGGGCCAGGACGACCTGCTGGGCGATGGTGGACTTCCCCACCCCGGGCGGGCCGACCAGCATCAGGCTCTCGCCGGCTGCCCAGGCCGCCTTCCCCGGTGCGCCCCAGATCGGCTCGGTGTCGGTGGCCGTGTCGGTGACGAAGGCCCAGCCGTCGAGGGCGTAGCGCTGCAGGCGTCCGCCGGAGCTGCGGCGGGATCGGTCGGTGACCTCCTGCAGCGAGGCGTTCAGCAGGGTCCTGACCTCTTCGGGGTCCGCGCCCTCCGAGGTGGCGCCTTGCAGTACGCGGACCGCCATGGCCTGCATGGAGCGCAGGTCGGCCTGCTGCCGGACGATGTCGGCGTAGTACTCGGCGCCCGACCCGACCGCTGCGGACGACGCGAGGGTGTGCAGGTAGGTGGCTCCGCCGACGCGGTTCAGGTCGCCGGTGCGCTGGAGCTGGTGGCCGAGTGCGATGGGGTCGGTCGGCGCCTGCTGTCGGCGCAGTTCCACCAGGGCATGCCAGATGGTGGTGTGCGC
This genomic window from Streptomyces sp. NBC_01351 contains:
- a CDS encoding DnaB-like helicase N-terminal domain-containing protein, which gives rise to MPNPTAIGPTGTPLTAQLAQPSTLAAAGSMNVPRNEAAEMAVLGACVYQSEAIDRLRQILEPGDFYHPAHTTIWHALVELRRQQAPTDPIALGHQLQRTGDLNRVGGATYLHTLASSAAVGSGAEYYADIVRQQADLRSMQAMAVRVLQGATSEGADPEEVRTLLNASLQEVTDRSRRSSGGRLQRYALDGWAFVTDTATDTEPIWGAPGKAAWAAGESLMLVGPPGVGKSTIAQQVVLARIGLIAQVLDMPVQEGKKVLYIAADRPSQLARAFSRIIRPVDEKILRQRLVFWSGPLPASLIAEPHLLAELAAEHGADTVVIDSLKDVVGKLTDDEAGLAYNNARQQLLRDGVQLMELHHQRKQGQDASRNQRPILDQVYGSAWFTAGAGSVLFLAGAAGDPIVHLHHLKTVNDEIGPLPITHDHTRGTSRVETHLDPLTLLRQAGTRGLTARQLAEQITGETSPSQADIAKARRRLENLATSGHAAQETGAGGGSGGGQATRWTAAPARHMTVVVS